One part of the Glycine max cultivar Williams 82 chromosome 14, Glycine_max_v4.0, whole genome shotgun sequence genome encodes these proteins:
- the LOC100777640 gene encoding red chlorophyll catabolite reductase, chloroplastic-like: MICEHFRYSPLSFLSFSSPPSTRYHLYIPSSSSSSFSVSCSLMENQETHNNQGRSKFMDFPFVSSAQKNLMVDLVSTLENRFHTQLLPCTLPSDVQYYQSQTATAQASLHIRAAHNDSPIDFVLGSWVHSELPTGGSLDITSLSAYLNSSTDAPNFVFEMIRSSPTMLLLILDLPPRKDLVLWPDDLKTFYEDTQLDKHRQTLERVPEVQPYFSSSLYIRTVSSPTAIMVRVLTENGGVERMEEIIRDHLDPISKQVLGIWLDHCACAKREVGEAERAYLKKRDGLIRNKTIEIDLGSSFPRLFGPEVANRVLEAIKEYFTV, translated from the exons ATGATCTGTGAACATTTCCGGTATTCACCACTCTccttcttatctttttcttctcctccttCAACTCGTTACCATCTCTAtataccttcttcttcttcttcttccttttctgtgTCTTGCTCTCTCATGGAGAATCAGGAGACCCACAACAACCAAGGCCGCAGCAAATTCATGGACTTTCCGTTCGTTTCATCTGCCCAGAAGAATCTTATGGTTGATCTCGTCTCAACGCTTGAGAATCGCTTTCACACTCAGCTTCTTCCTTGCACACTCCCCTCTGATGTTCAGTATTATCAAAGCCAAACTGCCACTGCCCAAGCTTCTCTTCATATTAGAGCAGCTCATAATGACTCCCCG ATAGATTTTGTGTTGGGAAGCTGGGTGCATTCAGAGCTACCAACAGGAGGGTCCTTAGATATAACAAGTCTTTCAGCCTATCTTAACAGCTCAACTGATGCgccaaattttgtgtttgaaatgATCCGCAGTAGTCCAACAATGCTACTTCTCATTCTTGATTTGCCTCCCCGGAAAGACCTTGTGCTTTGGCCAGATGACCTCAAAACTTTCTATGAGGACACTCAACTAGACAAACATAGGCAGACTCTGGAGAGAGTTCCAGAGGTTCAACCatacttttcttcttccctttacATCCGCACTGTTTCCTCTCCTACAGCCATAATGGTTCGCGTTCTGACGGAAAATGGCGGAGTGGAACGCATGGAGGAGATCATCAGGGACCATTTGGACCCCATTTCCAAGCAAGTGTTGGGGATCTGGTTGGATCATTGTGCTTGTGCCAAGCGAGAAGTGGGAGAGGCAGAAAGAGCTTATCTGAAAAAAAGGGATGGTCTCATTAGAAACAAGACCATTGAGATTGATCTTGGTTCAAGCTTTCCCAGATTGTTTGGTCCAGAAGTAGCAAACCGGGTACTGGAAGCTATCAAGGAGTACTTTACTGTCTGA